Part of the Flavobacteriales bacterium genome is shown below.
AAGAATTGATGCTTGATCTTTTGGGATTTTCGCCAGAAGATGCTAAAGAACAGTTTGGATTTTTGATGGATGCTTTTGAATACGGAGCTCCACCTCATGGAGGAATCGCTTTTGGATTTGATAGATTATGTGCTTTGTTTGGAGGTTCGGATTCGATACGAGATTATATTGCATTCCCTAAGAATAACTCCGGGAGAGATGTAATGATTGATGCACCATCTGCACTTGATACAGAACAGTTGGATGAGTTAAACCTCGCGATAAAAGAATAATAGATTATGACTTTAGAAGAGATTTTCGAAAACATTACGACAAGTGAGATTGATAGATATATTGCTGAGCGTAAAGAGGAAAATCTTACCATGGAGTTTCAGACAGTAAATTATCCAACAGCCATTACAGAAACCAAAAACTTTGATTTAGAAGCTCTTTCGAAAGCATTATCAGGCTTCGCCAACTCACAAGGTGGGATTATTGTTTGGGGAATTTTCGTTAAAATGGACGCTAAGGCTAAGGGTTCTGCAGACCGAAAAAATCCAATTAAAGACTTAAATGGATTCATGGAGTTCTTAGAGGAGTCAACTGAAATGATGGTTAGCCCTAGGAT
Proteins encoded:
- a CDS encoding ATP-binding protein → MTLEEIFENITTSEIDRYIAERKEENLTMEFQTVNYPTAITETKNFDLEALSKALSGFANSQGGIIVWGIFVKMDAKAKGSADRKNPIKDLNGFMEFLEESTEMMVSPRITGVKHKIIEESSNFGYAATYIPASTKAPHMANFQKLYYKRSGARFYKCEHYDVTDMIGRALKPELEMIVFGAAPSGSGSSY